Proteins co-encoded in one Paenibacillus thermoaerophilus genomic window:
- the nth gene encoding endonuclease III: protein MVTKKEMRHILDVIGGMFPDAHCELHHSNPFELTIAVLLSAQCTDETVNKVTRDLFVKYRSPHDYLSVPLEELEQDIRRIGLFRSKASNIQKLCRMLIDEYGGQVPREHSELVKLPGVGRKTANVVVSNAFGVPAIAVDTHVERVSKRLGIADPDDTVLEVEQKLMRLVPKDEWTITHHRLIFFGRYHCKAQNPNCPACPLLERCREGRKRMKMPRARKTKEKTGVTLPAEE, encoded by the coding sequence ATGGTGACAAAAAAAGAAATGCGGCATATTCTCGATGTCATCGGCGGTATGTTTCCTGACGCCCATTGCGAGCTTCATCATTCGAATCCGTTCGAGCTGACGATCGCGGTGCTGTTGTCCGCTCAATGCACGGACGAGACGGTCAACAAGGTGACGCGAGATCTGTTCGTGAAATACCGTTCGCCGCATGATTACTTGTCGGTTCCGCTGGAGGAGCTGGAACAGGACATCCGGCGCATCGGGCTTTTCCGGAGCAAGGCGAGCAACATTCAGAAGCTGTGCCGAATGCTGATCGACGAATACGGCGGACAAGTTCCCCGGGAGCACTCGGAGCTGGTCAAGCTGCCCGGCGTGGGACGGAAGACGGCGAACGTCGTCGTCTCCAACGCGTTCGGCGTTCCTGCGATCGCGGTGGATACCCATGTCGAGCGCGTGTCGAAGCGGCTCGGCATCGCCGATCCCGACGACACGGTGCTGGAGGTCGAGCAGAAGCTTATGCGGCTCGTGCCCAAGGACGAGTGGACCATTACGCATCATCGGCTTATTTTTTTTGGCCGTTACCATTGCAAGGCGCAAAATCCGAATTGTCCCGCTTGTCCGCTGTTGGAGCGCTGCCGCGAAGGGCGGAAACGTATGAAAATGCCAAGAGCCAGGAAAACTAAGGAAAAAACGGGAGTGACCCTTCCGGCAGAGGAGTAG
- a CDS encoding NAD/NADP transhydrogenase alpha subunit, with translation MKCIAVYTSDFQVFSDVYEKVLDLSLADEEETEVDGVTVSASGSVPGQYLERMRVKPDVAVMRVKGRDVTILQHRELFEILLPEAEVAVL, from the coding sequence ATGAAGTGTATTGCGGTCTATACGAGCGATTTCCAAGTGTTCTCCGACGTTTACGAGAAAGTGCTGGATCTTTCTCTCGCGGATGAAGAAGAAACGGAAGTGGACGGCGTGACGGTTAGCGCATCGGGGTCGGTGCCGGGTCAATATCTGGAACGCATGCGGGTGAAGCCGGACGTGGCGGTCATGCGGGTGAAAGGTCGCGACGTCACCATTCTTCAACATCGCGAGCTGTTCGAGATTCTTCTGCCGGAGGCGGAAGTCGCGGTGCTCTAA
- the leuD gene encoding 3-isopropylmalate dehydratase small subunit, producing the protein MEPFKTHTGLVAPVDRVNVDTDAIIPKQFLKRIERSGFGQFLFYEWRFNSKGEVIPEFSLNQPRYQGASVLISRANFGCGSSREHAPWAIQDYGFRVIIAPSFADIFYNNCFKNGILPIKLSEEQVEELFQRTAANEGYKLTVDLENKTITDDLGLNISFDLDEHRRQFLLLGLDDIGLTLQHEDKIAAYEAKRAAR; encoded by the coding sequence ATGGAGCCTTTTAAAACCCACACCGGCTTGGTCGCACCGGTCGACCGCGTAAACGTCGATACCGACGCCATCATTCCCAAGCAATTTCTGAAACGGATCGAGCGCTCGGGCTTCGGCCAGTTCCTGTTCTACGAATGGCGATTCAATTCCAAAGGCGAAGTCATTCCCGAGTTCAGCCTGAACCAGCCGCGCTATCAAGGCGCGTCCGTGCTGATCTCGCGCGCCAACTTCGGCTGCGGCTCCTCCCGCGAGCATGCGCCGTGGGCGATTCAGGACTACGGCTTCCGCGTCATCATCGCGCCGTCCTTCGCGGATATTTTCTACAACAACTGCTTCAAGAACGGCATCCTGCCGATCAAGCTGAGCGAAGAGCAGGTCGAAGAGCTGTTCCAGCGCACGGCCGCCAACGAAGGCTATAAGCTGACGGTCGATCTGGAAAACAAAACGATCACCGACGACCTCGGCCTGAACATCTCGTTCGATCTGGACGAACACCGCCGCCAGTTCCTGCTGCTCGGCCTCGATGATATCGGGCTGACGCTGCAGCACGAAGACAAAATCGCCGCTTACGAGGCAAAAAGAGCCGCCCGCTAA
- a CDS encoding carbon-nitrogen family hydrolase has translation MSQSAWNIALLQMDVKIGEPERNVETVRRMAREAMEGSERPDVLVIPEMWNTGYALDRIHELADPEGRTLRELLSGLAKTYGVHIVGGSIAEKRTGGVYNTIYAFDREGREVADYSKIHLFRLMDEEKYLQSGDKPGTLELDGVPAAMMICYDIRFPELARKLALGGARVLFLPAEWPHPRLHHWRTLQMARAIENQMYVVSCNRVGVSGGTAFFGHSMIVDPWGEIVAEGGEQECIVRGRIDLGLVEDVRGRIPVFEDRRPSLY, from the coding sequence ATGTCGCAATCGGCTTGGAATATCGCGCTGCTGCAAATGGACGTGAAGATCGGCGAACCGGAACGCAACGTCGAAACGGTTCGGCGCATGGCGCGCGAGGCGATGGAGGGATCGGAGCGGCCCGACGTGCTGGTTATTCCGGAGATGTGGAATACGGGGTACGCGCTTGACCGCATTCACGAGCTGGCCGACCCGGAAGGGCGGACGCTGAGGGAGCTGCTGTCGGGACTGGCCAAAACGTACGGCGTCCATATCGTCGGCGGCTCGATCGCGGAGAAGCGGACGGGCGGCGTGTACAATACGATCTATGCGTTCGACCGCGAGGGCAGGGAGGTGGCCGATTACTCCAAAATCCATTTGTTCCGGCTGATGGATGAGGAGAAATACCTGCAGAGCGGAGACAAGCCGGGAACGCTGGAGCTCGACGGCGTGCCGGCGGCCATGATGATCTGCTACGACATCCGCTTTCCGGAGCTGGCCCGCAAGCTGGCGCTGGGCGGCGCGCGCGTGCTGTTCCTGCCGGCCGAATGGCCGCATCCGCGATTGCACCATTGGCGCACGCTGCAGATGGCGAGAGCGATCGAGAATCAAATGTACGTCGTCTCCTGCAACCGCGTCGGCGTCAGCGGCGGCACGGCGTTTTTCGGCCATTCGATGATCGTCGACCCGTGGGGCGAGATCGTCGCCGAGGGCGGGGAGCAGGAATGCATCGTCCGCGGCCGGATCGACCTCGGCCTGGTCGAGGACGTGCGCGGACGCATCCCGGTGTTCGAAGACCGGCGGCCGTCGCTGTATTAA
- a CDS encoding S-layer homology domain-containing protein, producing the protein MKRNLLLAKRVTGIVTVTTLLWGQAAFAQVTVQEGTAAAEAAVASKSGVKALQAPRSRFPDVGADHWAVKHVAKLAIQDIVRGDDQGRYNPDSPVSRQDALIMIVRLLGLEDEALANKLEVVMPIEVRPDAKPYVVQALDSKWIDLGRETNIALAEKSKPWGDQPATREWVSRVVIRALGKTAEAEAGSDGAESFADAGSIGSDYIGYVSEAVKLGIVTGFEDGTFRPAATVTRAQMAAFLGRSEKYLAQPNAKVRKGVFAGWKDTLTMRVYDESGSLQEWRIGQEPQFYDEQANSVSISTSDLRPGHPVYALVEDGVAYYVERLSAELQTKKTEGKLVELDLNTLNIKLATADNQQLTIQLDPNVIAVNTDGAGMDIALLPKGTVVSLEQVVGIPGAKPSRLVVLQLPLNKDLNGTVENVNLQDRKLSVRTSSGVETFPLSDTVSIFAKGKPLEAERLGQGDTVVVAVRDSVIESIDVLKQVVEIVETGKLVLGGDKLLTVERADGTYGTYAVADNVKTYYNGVQLRYTDLLEGDQVRLEISENKINKIEIIKRNLTVIRQVTILSYSDKDKVLTVKRADGTPAAYALTDSTVLQYNGQTIPLAQFGTIFANGKRVDLTVNASAVMQVKMSTAYEGTLFRYDSQTREITLQDAADGEYVTFKLADYAYVRIPGKSSGSLSDLQIGDEVRVQLNAAQDRVDSVIVRREIVYRVADLKKPLYAGATPSIVVMEAGSGATSTYLVGSSVKIEQAGRTGLTFDNLKTREPVALRFLGDTLESIVILTPVRGEVTAVDAASGILSVRTSAGEVKQVEIKGTTRIYRSGSVLNSLSQLSPGDRVEATLDPEGNAHMIVFTAESRTVTSYDRNTGVLKLARKTLSDTQTDYVFLPGARIHKGGEEYHPNFLMQNQSVKIYVWRDEILELERT; encoded by the coding sequence TTGAAACGGAACCTTCTACTGGCAAAACGCGTCACGGGAATCGTAACCGTGACGACTCTTTTATGGGGACAAGCCGCGTTCGCGCAAGTGACCGTCCAAGAAGGGACGGCCGCGGCCGAAGCGGCCGTGGCGTCGAAATCCGGAGTGAAGGCCCTGCAGGCGCCGCGCAGCCGGTTTCCAGATGTGGGAGCGGATCATTGGGCGGTTAAGCATGTGGCCAAGCTTGCCATTCAGGATATCGTCCGCGGGGACGACCAGGGCCGGTACAACCCGGACAGCCCCGTCTCCCGCCAGGACGCGCTGATCATGATCGTGCGTTTGCTCGGCCTGGAAGACGAAGCGCTCGCCAACAAGCTCGAGGTCGTCATGCCGATCGAGGTTCGTCCCGACGCGAAGCCTTATGTGGTGCAGGCGCTCGACTCGAAGTGGATCGATTTGGGCCGGGAGACGAACATCGCGCTCGCCGAGAAAAGCAAGCCGTGGGGAGACCAGCCCGCTACCCGCGAATGGGTGTCCCGCGTCGTGATCCGCGCGCTGGGCAAAACGGCGGAAGCGGAAGCGGGTTCCGACGGTGCGGAATCGTTCGCCGACGCCGGAAGCATCGGCTCCGACTATATCGGCTACGTCTCCGAGGCGGTGAAGCTCGGCATCGTCACCGGCTTCGAAGACGGCACGTTCCGTCCCGCCGCCACGGTGACGCGCGCGCAGATGGCGGCTTTCCTCGGCCGCAGCGAGAAATATTTGGCCCAGCCGAACGCCAAGGTGCGCAAAGGGGTATTTGCCGGCTGGAAGGATACGCTGACGATGCGTGTATACGACGAGTCCGGCAGCCTGCAGGAGTGGCGGATCGGCCAGGAGCCGCAATTTTACGACGAGCAGGCCAATTCGGTATCGATCTCGACCTCGGATCTGCGGCCCGGCCATCCGGTGTACGCTCTCGTGGAAGACGGCGTCGCCTATTACGTCGAACGGCTGTCCGCCGAGCTGCAAACGAAGAAAACCGAAGGCAAGCTGGTGGAACTGGATCTGAATACGTTGAATATCAAATTGGCGACAGCGGACAACCAGCAGTTGACCATCCAGCTTGATCCGAACGTGATCGCGGTGAATACCGACGGAGCCGGCATGGACATCGCGCTGCTGCCGAAAGGAACCGTCGTCAGCCTGGAACAGGTCGTCGGCATTCCGGGAGCCAAGCCGTCCCGGCTCGTCGTGCTGCAGCTTCCGCTGAACAAAGATCTGAACGGAACGGTCGAAAACGTCAACCTGCAGGATCGCAAATTGTCGGTTCGGACAAGCTCCGGCGTCGAGACGTTCCCGCTGTCCGACACGGTGTCCATCTTCGCGAAGGGCAAGCCGCTGGAAGCCGAGCGTCTCGGCCAAGGCGACACGGTGGTTGTCGCCGTGCGCGACAGCGTCATCGAAAGCATCGACGTGCTGAAGCAGGTCGTCGAGATCGTGGAGACGGGCAAGCTGGTTCTCGGCGGCGACAAGCTGCTGACGGTCGAGCGCGCGGACGGCACCTACGGCACTTACGCCGTCGCCGACAACGTCAAAACGTATTACAACGGCGTGCAGCTTCGTTATACGGATCTGCTGGAGGGCGACCAGGTCCGGCTGGAAATCAGCGAAAACAAAATCAACAAAATCGAAATCATCAAACGGAACCTGACCGTCATCCGCCAGGTGACCATCCTGAGCTACAGCGACAAAGACAAAGTGCTCACCGTCAAACGCGCGGACGGCACGCCGGCCGCTTACGCCCTGACGGATTCGACCGTTCTGCAGTACAACGGCCAGACCATACCGCTCGCGCAGTTCGGCACGATCTTCGCCAACGGCAAACGCGTCGACCTGACGGTCAACGCCAGTGCCGTCATGCAGGTGAAGATGTCGACCGCCTACGAGGGCACGCTGTTCCGCTACGACTCGCAGACGCGCGAGATTACGCTGCAGGATGCGGCGGACGGGGAATACGTCACGTTTAAGCTGGCCGACTACGCATACGTGCGCATCCCGGGCAAAAGCTCGGGCAGCCTCTCCGATCTGCAGATCGGCGACGAAGTGCGCGTGCAGTTGAACGCGGCGCAGGATCGGGTCGATTCGGTAATCGTTCGCCGCGAGATCGTATACCGCGTGGCCGACTTGAAAAAACCGCTTTATGCCGGCGCGACGCCAAGCATCGTGGTGATGGAAGCGGGCAGCGGCGCGACGTCGACTTATCTGGTCGGCAGCTCGGTGAAAATCGAGCAGGCCGGGCGGACGGGACTGACGTTCGACAACCTGAAAACGAGGGAACCCGTGGCGCTCCGCTTCCTCGGCGATACGCTCGAATCCATCGTGATTCTCACGCCGGTCCGGGGCGAGGTGACGGCCGTCGACGCCGCAAGCGGCATCTTGTCGGTCCGTACGTCCGCCGGGGAAGTCAAGCAGGTGGAGATCAAGGGCACGACCCGGATTTACCGGTCCGGCTCGGTCCTGAACTCGCTGTCCCAATTGTCGCCGGGAGACCGGGTCGAAGCGACGCTCGATCCCGAAGGCAACGCCCATATGATCGTCTTCACGGCGGAATCGCGGACGGTTACGTCGTACGACCGCAACACCGGCGTGCTGAAGCTGGCCCGCAAGACGTTGTCCGATACGCAGACGGATTATGTGTTCCTGCCCGGTGCGCGCATCCACAAGGGCGGGGAGGAATATCATCCGAACTTCCTGATGCAGAACCAGTCGGTCAAAATTTACGTGTGGCGGGACGAAATTCTCGAATTGGAACGCACGTAA
- a CDS encoding LysR family transcriptional regulator, whose translation MELRQLLYTVQIAQEKNFSRAAEKLHIAQPSLSQQLSKLEKEIGVLLFQRSTNSVELTHAGAVFVEKAQKILDLVDQLHKEMDDIAQMRKGRLTVGSLPITGAHILPLVLPAYRSRYPEIDVTLVEESTARLEQLTLAGQTEISLLTLPLLDATLDFEPVFEENIVLAVPPGHRLAAEVSTGREIAVEELEHEPFIVLKKGQGFRHISLELCRKAGFEPRIVFESSNIETVQSLVATGMGIAFVPSMIARAEWSRFAPTILPLAGKPSRQIVVAYKHGRYLSKAARAFIATVRDVLSPGARA comes from the coding sequence TTGGAACTTCGACAATTGCTGTACACCGTTCAGATCGCCCAGGAGAAAAACTTCTCCCGGGCCGCCGAAAAGCTTCATATCGCCCAGCCGTCGCTCAGCCAGCAGTTGTCCAAGCTGGAGAAGGAAATCGGCGTGCTGCTGTTCCAGCGGAGCACCAACTCGGTGGAGCTGACCCACGCGGGCGCGGTGTTCGTGGAAAAAGCGCAAAAAATTCTCGATCTCGTCGACCAGCTTCACAAGGAAATGGACGACATCGCCCAAATGCGCAAAGGCCGGCTGACCGTCGGCAGCCTTCCCATCACGGGCGCGCATATATTGCCTCTGGTCCTGCCGGCCTACCGTTCCCGGTATCCCGAGATCGACGTCACGCTTGTGGAGGAATCGACCGCCCGGCTGGAGCAATTGACGCTTGCGGGCCAGACGGAGATCTCGCTGTTGACGCTTCCTCTGCTGGACGCCACGCTGGACTTCGAACCCGTCTTCGAGGAAAACATCGTGCTCGCCGTTCCGCCCGGCCACCGTCTGGCCGCCGAAGTCTCCACCGGCCGCGAGATCGCGGTGGAGGAACTGGAGCACGAGCCGTTTATCGTGCTGAAGAAAGGCCAGGGCTTCCGCCACATCTCGCTGGAGCTGTGCCGCAAAGCCGGATTCGAGCCCCGGATCGTGTTCGAGTCCAGCAACATCGAGACGGTCCAGTCGCTTGTCGCGACCGGCATGGGCATCGCTTTCGTTCCGTCCATGATCGCGCGCGCCGAATGGAGCCGCTTCGCCCCGACGATTCTGCCGCTCGCAGGCAAGCCTTCGCGGCAGATTGTCGTGGCGTACAAGCACGGCCGGTACTTGTCCAAGGCCGCCCGGGCGTTTATCGCCACGGTGCGGGACGTGCTCAGTCCCGGCGCGAGAGCTTAA
- a CDS encoding N-acetylmuramoyl-L-alanine amidase family protein has protein sequence MRKWCVALLVLAAAWLSHPADTEAAYAVSTDVKLFVNGQRLNPEVPPIIVDGSTLAPVRAIAEHLGAEVKWDPNERRVDVRMPNKVVTMHVDRKTVTVDGSQVQLEVPPMIKDGSTMVPVRFVAERFGMLVLWDDWTRTVSLVAKASPTPTPAATPNPSATPKPSATPSPTATPKPSATPKPSGKPSAAPTPAVQPEGVYAIEAAGDKLEIKSGSGKLEPNVFYLSNPSRVVIDLPGSRLASEVNGRTAGASGEIEPKSDWIGKIRYSQYTKDQVRIVLDLKASNARLREEAREANRAVFSLFAPRYKVVIDAGHGGKDPGASSPNLGLQEKEFNLAVANKVQSLLAADKNIEVVMTRDGDTYPTLDERVELANSIQADLFVSIHANKYNGKVQGTETYYYTDQSLNFAKIMHKHLVAATGFADRGVRKNNFRVITYTTMPSTLLEVGYLDNPDNEAKLADDAFRGQVAAAIVAGIREYLGLS, from the coding sequence ATGAGAAAGTGGTGTGTGGCTTTATTGGTTTTAGCGGCAGCATGGTTATCGCATCCGGCCGACACGGAAGCGGCTTACGCCGTCAGCACAGACGTCAAACTGTTCGTTAACGGGCAACGGCTGAACCCCGAAGTTCCGCCGATCATCGTCGACGGCAGCACGCTCGCTCCCGTTCGGGCGATCGCCGAACATCTGGGAGCGGAAGTGAAGTGGGACCCGAACGAGAGGCGCGTGGACGTCCGGATGCCGAACAAGGTGGTCACGATGCACGTCGACCGCAAGACGGTCACGGTCGACGGATCGCAGGTACAGTTGGAAGTTCCGCCGATGATCAAGGACGGTTCGACGATGGTGCCCGTCCGTTTCGTAGCGGAACGTTTCGGCATGCTGGTGCTGTGGGACGACTGGACGCGGACGGTATCGCTTGTCGCCAAGGCAAGTCCGACGCCGACGCCCGCCGCGACGCCAAATCCGAGCGCAACGCCCAAGCCGTCTGCGACCCCATCGCCGACCGCGACTCCGAAGCCGAGCGCAACGCCCAAACCGTCGGGCAAGCCGTCGGCTGCGCCGACGCCCGCGGTCCAGCCGGAAGGGGTATACGCGATTGAGGCGGCGGGGGACAAGCTGGAGATCAAGTCCGGCAGCGGCAAGCTGGAGCCGAACGTATTTTACCTGTCGAATCCTTCGCGGGTTGTGATCGATCTGCCCGGCAGCCGGCTGGCTTCGGAAGTGAACGGCCGGACGGCGGGGGCAAGCGGCGAGATCGAACCGAAATCCGACTGGATCGGCAAAATCCGTTATTCCCAGTACACGAAGGACCAAGTAAGAATCGTGCTGGATCTCAAGGCTTCGAACGCCCGGCTGCGGGAGGAAGCGAGAGAAGCGAACCGGGCCGTCTTCTCTTTGTTCGCTCCCCGGTATAAAGTCGTGATCGACGCGGGCCACGGCGGCAAGGACCCGGGAGCGTCCTCGCCGAATCTCGGCCTCCAGGAGAAGGAATTTAATTTGGCTGTGGCGAATAAAGTTCAGAGTCTGCTTGCGGCAGACAAAAACATCGAAGTCGTGATGACGCGCGACGGAGATACATATCCGACGCTGGACGAACGCGTCGAGCTGGCCAACTCGATCCAAGCCGATTTGTTCGTATCGATCCATGCCAACAAGTACAACGGCAAAGTGCAAGGAACCGAGACTTATTATTACACGGACCAGAGCCTGAATTTCGCGAAAATCATGCACAAGCATCTGGTGGCGGCCACAGGCTTCGCCGACAGGGGCGTCCGCAAAAACAACTTCCGCGTCATCACTTATACGACCATGCCCTCCACGCTGCTGGAGGTCGGATATCTGGACAATCCGGACAACGAAGCGAAGCTGGCGGACGACGCGTTCCGCGGCCAGGTGGCTGCGGCTATCGTCGCCGGAATTCGGGAATATCTGGGTCTGAGCTAA
- a CDS encoding GerMN domain-containing protein, with amino-acid sequence MNKRIAAIAAAAIGIAVLAGCGGGKAEPSAQPTASVNAGAGATVSPPPSAAPTATPGLVAVKVYDGDANIEKLVERTVNVPKGTTAELVKAGLAAMAQKPESGGVPLAAAIEVRSISQTGSVLKLDVAIKDEGRLGSGGELLLVDALKKLFFQFSDIDQVEITVGGEKTDSLMGHVELPYPMKRTD; translated from the coding sequence ATGAACAAACGTATCGCCGCGATAGCGGCCGCCGCGATCGGGATCGCCGTGCTGGCGGGCTGCGGCGGGGGCAAGGCGGAACCGTCGGCGCAGCCGACCGCCAGCGTCAACGCCGGCGCGGGCGCGACGGTCTCTCCGCCGCCCTCCGCTGCGCCGACCGCCACGCCCGGGCTGGTGGCCGTGAAAGTCTACGATGGCGACGCCAACATCGAGAAGCTGGTGGAACGCACCGTCAACGTGCCGAAGGGCACGACGGCGGAACTTGTCAAGGCCGGGCTGGCCGCCATGGCGCAAAAACCCGAGAGCGGAGGGGTGCCGCTGGCGGCTGCCATCGAAGTCCGCTCGATCTCCCAGACGGGTTCCGTGCTCAAGCTGGACGTCGCCATCAAGGACGAGGGCCGGCTGGGCTCGGGCGGCGAACTGCTGCTGGTCGACGCGCTGAAGAAGTTGTTTTTCCAATTCTCCGACATCGACCAGGTGGAAATTACGGTCGGCGGAGAAAAAACGGACAGCTTGATGGGTCACGTAGAGCTTCCGTATCCGATGAAAAGAACCGATTGA
- the leuC gene encoding 3-isopropylmalate dehydratase large subunit yields MAKPRTIIEKIWDNHVIHSEEGKPSIIYIDLHLVHEVTSPQAFEGLRMAGRKVRRPDLTFATMDHNVPTKDRFNITDPISKQQIDTLAKNCADFGITLFDLNHIDQGVVHVMGPEVGLTHPGKTIVCGDSHTSTHGAFGALAFGIGTSEVEHVLATQCLQQAKPKTMEVRIKGKLNPGVTAKDLILGVIAKYGTDFATGYVIEYTGEAIRNLSMEERMTVCNMSIEAGARAGLIAPDEKTFEYLRGRDYVPKGAEFDKAVEEWKQLVTDEGATYDRVVEFDADTLIPQVTWGTSPGMGTDITSCVPDPNDFPTENERKAAQKALEYMGLKPGTPMTEIPIDYVFIGSCTNGRIEDLRAAAAVAQGYKVAPNVTAIVVPGSGRVKAQAEKEGLDKIFIEAGFEWRDAGCSMCLAMNPDVLKPGQRCASTSNRNFEGRQGRDGRTHLVSPAMAAAAAIKGHFTDVRFWDFKVKQEA; encoded by the coding sequence ATGGCTAAGCCAAGAACGATTATCGAGAAGATTTGGGACAATCACGTCATCCATTCGGAAGAAGGCAAACCGAGCATCATTTATATCGACCTGCACCTCGTGCACGAGGTGACGAGCCCTCAGGCGTTCGAGGGCTTGCGTATGGCCGGCCGCAAAGTTCGCCGTCCGGATCTGACGTTCGCGACGATGGACCATAACGTGCCGACGAAAGACCGCTTCAACATCACGGACCCGATCTCCAAGCAGCAGATCGACACGCTGGCCAAAAACTGCGCCGACTTCGGCATCACGCTGTTCGACCTGAACCACATCGACCAGGGCGTCGTGCACGTCATGGGACCGGAAGTCGGCCTGACGCATCCGGGCAAAACGATCGTGTGCGGCGACAGCCACACCTCGACGCACGGCGCGTTCGGCGCGCTGGCGTTCGGCATCGGCACGAGCGAAGTCGAACACGTCCTGGCTACGCAATGTCTGCAGCAAGCGAAACCGAAGACGATGGAAGTGCGCATCAAAGGCAAGCTGAATCCGGGCGTCACGGCGAAAGACCTGATCCTCGGCGTCATCGCCAAATACGGCACCGACTTCGCGACGGGTTACGTCATCGAATACACGGGCGAAGCGATCCGCAACCTGTCGATGGAAGAACGCATGACCGTCTGCAACATGTCCATCGAAGCGGGCGCGCGCGCCGGCCTGATCGCGCCGGATGAGAAAACGTTCGAATATTTGCGCGGACGCGACTACGTGCCGAAAGGCGCGGAATTCGACAAGGCCGTCGAAGAGTGGAAGCAGCTCGTGACCGACGAAGGCGCGACGTACGACCGCGTCGTCGAATTCGACGCGGACACCCTGATTCCGCAAGTCACCTGGGGAACGAGCCCGGGCATGGGCACGGACATTACGTCCTGCGTGCCGGACCCGAACGACTTCCCGACGGAAAACGAGCGCAAAGCCGCCCAGAAAGCGCTGGAATACATGGGCCTGAAGCCGGGCACGCCGATGACGGAAATTCCGATCGACTACGTGTTCATCGGCTCCTGCACGAACGGGCGGATCGAAGACCTGCGCGCCGCCGCCGCCGTCGCCCAAGGCTACAAGGTCGCGCCGAACGTCACGGCGATCGTCGTGCCGGGCTCCGGACGCGTCAAAGCGCAAGCGGAGAAAGAAGGACTGGACAAAATTTTCATCGAAGCCGGATTCGAATGGCGCGACGCGGGCTGCTCGATGTGCCTCGCGATGAACCCGGACGTGCTGAAACCCGGACAACGCTGCGCCTCGACGTCCAACCGGAACTTCGAAGGCCGTCAGGGCCGCGACGGACGCACGCACCTCGTCTCTCCGGCGATGGCCGCCGCCGCCGCCATCAAGGGGCATTTCACCGACGTGCGCTTCTGGGATTTCAAAGTCAAGCAGGAAGCTTAA